The nucleotide sequence GAGGCCGGCGGCGACGACTACGAGGACGCCGAGGACGAGTGGATCATCTACACCGGCCCCACCGACCTCATGGCCGTGAAGAAGGCGCTGGAAGAGGCCGGCACCGAGACGAAGGGCGCCGAGCTCACCATGATCCCCACCACGCCCACCCAGGTGAGCGTGTCCGACGCGAAGAAGGTCATGCGCCTGGTGGACAAGCTGGAGGAGCTCGAGGACCTGCAGAACGTCTACCACACCATGGACATCACCGACGAGATCGCCGAGGCGCTCGACGAGTAGGGCTCCGGCAGCCTGACGACCGCCGAAACCGATCGGCGCCCTTTCGCGCCCTGCCGCGAGGCGTGGTCGGCGAACGATGGATTACTTGAAAGACGCGCTCCCGGCGCGTCTTTTTTGTGGTAGGATAGCACGAACAAACGTTTGCGAACCGAAGGGAACGGATGGCGCGCACCGAACGGACGATACTCGGCATCGACCCGGGCCTGGCGGACACGGGCTGGGGCGTGGTGGCGCAAAGCGGGCCGCGGCTGGCGTGCGTGGCCTACGGCTGCATCTCCACGCCGGCCCAGGCGCCGCTCGCGCGGCGCTTGGGCAAGATACACGAGCAGATGGCGGCCGTCATCAGGCGGTTCGCGCCCACATGCGTGGGCATCGAGACGGTGTGGTTCGGCGCGAACGCGCAGAGCGCCTTCGCCACAGGCCAGGCGCGCGGCGCGGCGCTCGTGGCGTGCGCCGAGGGCGACCTGCCGGTGGGCGAGTTCTCGCCCAGCCAGATCAAGCTGGCCGTGGTGGGCGCCGGCTCGGCGGACAAGGAGCAGGTGCAGTACATGGTGCGCCAGCTGCTGGCGCTCGAGGCGGTGCCGAGCCCCGACCATGCGGCCGACGCGCTGGCGGCCGCCATCTGCTACACGACCCACGAGGGCTTCGCGGCGGCGACCGCCGCGGCCGCATCGGGAGGAGGCGCGCGATGATCGCGTTCTTGAAGGGAAGGCTGGCGGGCAAGACCGCCGCTGCCGCGTTCATCGACGTGAACGGGGTGGGCTATGCCGTGGGCATGTCGCAGGCCAGCCTGTCGAAGCTGCCCGAGGCGGGCGCGTCCGTGGAGGTGCACACGTACCTGCAGGTGCGCGACGACGCCATCGCCCTGTACGGGTTCATGACGGTGGAGGAGAAGGCGCTGTTCGAGCGTCTTATCGGCGTGGGCGGCGTCGGCCCCAAAGTGGCCTTGGCGGCGTTGTCGGTGTTCACGCCGCAGGCGCTCGTCGCGGCCATCGCCGCGCAGGACGTGGCGGCCGTGTCGAAGATACCGGGTGTGGGGAAGAAGACGGCCTCGCGCATCATCCTGGAGTTGAAGGGGTCCCTCGACCAAGGGCTCGCGAGCCTGTTCGACGAGGGGGAGGTGCCCGCCGCCCGCGCCGCCGAGCAGCTGCGCGGCGCGCACGAGGCGCTGCTGTCCATGGGGTTCACGGCGGCCGAGGCCGACCTGGCCTTGAAGGGCGCGCCGGAGGGTGTCTCTGACAGCGCCGTTCTCCAGTACGCCCTCAAACGGTTGGGAACCGAGCGCTGACGCGCGCGGGCGCGTGTGGTACCTTGGTAGGCGAAGCGACGGACGGGACGGCTTGCGAAGTTAGGCGGTTATGGCGCACGACGACATCGAGATAGAGGGCCTGGGCTACGTGGCTGACGGCGCAGACGCGGCGTCGGTGCCGCCGCGTGCCGTGACGGCCGAGCTCACGGAGGACGACCTCGTCCTCGACCGCAGCCTGCGCCCGAAGCGATTGGGCGACTACCTGGGCCAGACGAAGGTGAAGGAATCGCTCGCCATCCTCATCGAGGCGGCGCGGGCGCGCGGCGACGTGGTCGACCACATCCTGTTCTCGGGCCCTCCGGGCCTGGGCAAGACCACGCTCGCCACCGTGGTGGCCAACGAGTTGGGTGCCAGCATCCGCACCACGAGCGGCCCTGCCATCGAGCGCACGGGCGACCTGGCCGCCATCCTCACGAACCTCGAGGAAGGCGACGTGCTGTTCATCGACGAGATACACCGCCTGAACCGCATGGTGGAGGAGGTTCTCTACCCCGCGCTCGAGGACTTCGCGCTGGACATCGTGGTGGGGAAGGGGCCGGCCGCGCGCTCCATCAGGCTCGACCTGCCGCATTTCACGCTCATCGGCGCCACGACGCGCACGGGGCTGCTCACCGGGCCCTTGCGCGACCGCTTCGGCATGGTGTTCCGGCTGGCGTACTACACGCCCGAGGAGCTGGGCTCCATCGTGTGCCGCTCTGCGGCGATCCTCGGGGTGGACATAGCCGAGGACGGCGCGCTGGAAATAGCGCGGCGCAGCCGTGGCACGCCGCGCTTGGCTAACCGCCTGCTCAAGCGCGTGCGCGACTGGGCCCAGGTGCGCGGCGACGGCACGATCGACGAGGATGTGGCCGCTCAGGCCCTAAGCTTCTTCGAGGTGGACGCGCTCGGCCTGGACGCCGTGGACAACCGCATCCTGGAGCTTCTGGCCGTGCAGTTCGGCGGCCGGCCCGTGGGGCTCTCGACGCTCGCCTCGGCACTCTCGGAGGACCAGGATTCCCTTGAGGATGTCTACGAGCCCTTCCTCATGCAGCAGGGCCTTATGGTGCGCACCCCGAAGGGCCGCCAGGCCACGCCGCGTGCCTACGAGCACTTGGGTATCGCCCTCCCACCTGCCTGACGACGGCCGGGAGGGCCGGCGCAAGCGCCGCGGGGCGCCTCCGGCGCTTCCCGCCAGCCGATTTCGACCTGCGACGAAAGGACGAGCCCCATGCTCGAACAGGACTACCTCATGCGCATCTTCCTGCAGTTCGCCGAGATACTGCGGCGCAGCTGGTTCAAGGCGCGCGACGAGCACGACCCGAAGGCCGCGGCTGACATGCTGGAGAACGCCGTGGGCGACGCCGTGGACATCGACGGCGCCACGCTGCTGTCGCTCGCGCCGGAGTCCATGGCCGCCATCCTGCAGGTGTCGGGCACCGACCCGCGCGTCACCGAGTACGTGGCGCGCAGCCTCATGCTGGCGTCCGCCTACCTGCGCGAGGCGGGCGAGGACGCCGTTGCCGACCTGCGGCTTGGGCAGGCGCGTGCCCTGGCCGATGCCTACGGGCTCGAGCTGCCCGACGACCCGGCCGAGATGGCGGGCCTGCTGGACGACGTCCCGGAGCCTGCCATCGTCGACATCGCCTCGGCCGACGACCCTCGCTCGCCCTCCGTCGAGGCACCCGAGAGCCCAACCGAGTGACGCAGGCTCGGCTTCTGCCCCGCAGGCTTCCCGTATCCTAGCCGGGCCCTTCGGGCGCCCGCCCTCCCGGCGCCCTGCGCTCCGTGCCGTGCGCCGCCGGCATCCGCAACACCTCGCCGAACCGTGATTTGTTAGATCATGGTGACTCTGTGATGATCGGCGGATCGCGCCCTCATCCGGTTTCGTTCCGCTAGAGTAATCGCCTCGTAATCCCGTTACGGGTCGCCTTCGGAACCTAGAAGGAGAACTCACCATGAAACAGAAGATGCAGCAATGGCTCGTCCGGCCGCAAGGAAAGCTCGGGCCCTTGGGGCTTGTCGTCCTCCTTGTCGCCGCGAGCCTGGTTACACCCCTCTCGCTCGACATGTACACCCCTGCCGTGCCCCACATGACGGAGGCCTTCGGCACCACGGCGGGCACCGTGAACCTCACGCTTGTGGGATACTTCCTGTTCTTCGCCGTGGGCTTGCTCGTGTTCGGGCCGCTGAGCGACCGCTACGGCCGCCGCCCCGTGCTGCTGGCCGGCGTGGTTACCTACACCTCCGCAAGCGGCCTCTGCGCGCTCGCGCTCGATATCGAGATGCTCATCGTGTTCCGCGTCGTGCAGGCGCTGGGCGCGGGCGCCGTGAGCGCCGTTGCCACCGCCGTGGTCAAGGACGCCTTCAAGGTCGAGAAGCGCGAGGCCATCCTTTCCATCGTGCAGGTCATGTTCGTGGTGGGGCCCGTGCTGTCCCCGGTGGTGGGCGCCCTCATCCTGCAGGTGTTCGACTGGCGCATGACGTTCTGCGCCCTGGGCGCCGTGGGCCTGTTCTGCTGCGCGCTCGCCGTGCTGTTCGAGGAGACGCTGCCGCAGGAGGAGCGCTACCGCGGCACCGTGCTCGGCAGCATCGGGCAGCTGGGCGCCGTGGCCAAGAACAAGGGCTTCTCCTCGTTCTTGGCCATCGTGGGCCTGTACAACCTTCCGTTCATGGCCTACATCGCCGTGGGCTCCTACGTGTACATCTCGTTCTTCGGCTTAAGCGAGCTGGAGTACAGCGTGTTCTTCGCCGTGGCGGCGCTGCTCACTGCCGCCGGCCCCTTCATCTGGCTCAAGGCCTCCCGCTACGTGAGCGCGCGCCGCTTCACCGGCATCCTGCTGGTTGCGGCTGCACTCTCGGGCGTGGCCATGCTGCTGGCAGGCGAGCTCTCGCCCGTGCTGTTCTGCCTCACGTTCCTCGTGTTCGCCCTGACGGAGGCCTGCATCCGCCCCTACAGCACGAACATCCTGCTATCTCAGCAGGAAGGCGACACGGGCGCGGCGTCATCGCTCATCAACTTCGCCCACACCGCCATCGGCTGCGTGGGCATGCTGTTGGCCGTGCTGCCGTGGTCGAGCTATGTGCAGGGCATCGGCGTGCTCATCGTGGCGTCCATGGCCTTTGCGGGCATCGGCTGGATCGCCCTGCTCAAGTCACGGATCCCGCTTGCGGGCATCAAGGGCGCCTCGCCGTCCGGGCAGGCGGCTCCGCTTGCCCGGGACGGCCGGCCTGGCCAGGGCGCCGTGGATGCATCCTCTCGCGCGAAGGGGAGTGCCCGGTAGCCAGTGCGTTGCGGCCCGCGGCCTGCGGGCCGGGCAGCGTCGGGAAGCGGATGCGCCGGCCGGCCCTGCTGATACGGTCGGCCGGCCGCGCTGCCCCGCTCTTGCCGCGCCGGCGCGGTCGGCGCCCTGCTTTTCCCCTCTGCGCTTCACCGGGCGGCTGCGGTACGCTACCATGTTCCCGGGAGAAACTACGGGAGGGGATCGTTCTTGTCCGTCGAGAAGGCGAAAACGCTGCTGCGGTCGCTGCGGTGGCATCATCTGGGGTTCGCGTTCGTGTGGGCCATCACGTTCGCGGGCCTCTCGGCACCCGACGGCTTCGCGGGCCAGCGCCTGTTCAGCTTGAGCGACCAGCTGTGCGCCCTGGCGGCCGTGGGCGCCGCCGTGCTCTACGAGCGGCGGCGCATGCCCTTTCCGCCGCGATCCGCCCTGATGGTGGGCATGCTGCTGGCCGCAGGTTCGGCCGCCTACTACCTGGCGGCCAACGGTATCGTGCCCGTCCTGCCCGGCTCGCTTGCGGCCGGCGTGCTGGTGGGCCTTGCCTTGGGCTCGTCCTACGTGCTGTGGCAGCAGTTCTTCGCCTCCGAGGGGGCATCGCGCACGGCCGTGTTCATACCGCTGTCGGCCCTGCTCTCGGTGGTGCTCAGCGTTCTTTTGGCGCTGCTGCCGGACGCCGCGCGCGCCCTGTGCTCCGTGGCCGTCCTGCCCGTCGCTGCCGCCGTGTCGCTCGGCCGCTGCCTGCGGGAGATCGTGCCCGCCGACCCGCGGCCGCGCATGACGGGCACGGCCGCCGCGGCCACGGTGCGCATGCTGTGGAAGCCGGTGTTCTGCACGTGCGCCATCGGCTTCGTGTGGAAGCTCGTCTCGCATCTCTTCGCCGTGCCCGGCGGCATCGCGTCGCCGCCCGTGCTGGCCGGCATGGCGCTGGCCGTGGCGGTGGTGGTGCTCATCGAGCTGCTCTCGGAGACGGGCTTCGCGGTGCTGCGCGTCTACCAGATATTGTTTCCGCTGGTCACCGGTGCGTTCTTGCTTCCTACGCTGTTGGGGGTGCAGTTCGCGCCCTTCGCTTCGGGCATGTTGCTGTTCGGCTTCGAGATAGTGAACCTGCTGCTCATCGTCACCAGCGCCGTGTACGCGAGCGAGCGCTCGCTGCCCTCGACCCAGGTGTACGCCCTGTGCGTGGGGCCCACGCTGGCCGCCATGCTCGCAGGCGATGTCGTGGGCACGGGACTGAGCCCGCTTGCGGCCTACGACTTCGCGCTGGCGGTGAACGTGCTGTTCGTCTGCGTGTACGCGCTGTCGCTCGTGCTGTTCTGCGTGGCGTTCACCCGCAAGGGCCACCGCGGGCGCGTGGCGGCCGAGGCCGAGCACGACATGGCCGTGGTGGGTGCGGCTGCGTTCCTCTCGCCGGGCGTCCTGCCTGCGGGGGCCGCTGGCCGCTCGTCCGCGAGAGGGTCGGACGCCGTCGCGGGCTCTGCCGCAGGCGCGATCGGCGCGCCGGTGCCGGCGGCTGCCGGGGAGCCGGGTCCTCGGGCGGGCTCTGCAGGCGCGCCGTCTGGGCCGGGCGCGGAGACGTGCCCGGAGAGGCTGCCGGGCGAGGGCGCGGCGACCGCGCCCGGCGCCGACGGCATCGCGACGCTCATCGAGCGGCGCATGGACGCGCTGGACCTGGCCGAGCCGTTCAGCCCCCGCGAGCGCGAGGTCGTGGCCCTCGTCCTGCGCGGCAACAACGTGCCCGCCATCGCCCGCAAGCTCTACATCTCCGAGAACACAACCCGCGACCATATGAAGAGCATCTACCGCAAGGCCGACGTCCACTCCCGCCAGGAGCTCATCGACCTGTTCGACTAGCCACCGTGGCGACATCTGTCCTCCGGCGCTCCTGCGGGCGCATCCGGCTATCCCCGGCTCGCCTCGAGCCGTCGCGAGCCTTTCCGCACAGGTTGCGTCCTGCCCTCGGACACCGCTTCGCAACGCTCGACCAACGCTCACTTTTTAGAGGATAACCTGCGGAAACGCGAAAACAACCCAAAGTATGGGATGGTGCGGGGCGCCCTTCGCGCGCTAAGCTGGCCCTGTTGGCGGGCGGGGGAAGCCGCCCGCGCAAGCGATGGATCGATCCAAGGAGGGAACATGAGCGAAGAGAACAAGGGAATCTCGCGACGCAGCCTGCTCAAGGGGGCGGCCCTGAGCGCGGCGAGCGTGGCCGCGCTCGGCATGATCGGCTGCGCCCCGAAGGAGGCCGGCTCGGCCGACGACGCCAAGGCGGGCGCAGCGGGCGGCGCCGACGGCAAGCACACCTGGGAGGTCAAGCCCGAACCCATCCCGGCCGACAAGGTCAAGGAGACGGTGGACACCGAGGTGCTCGTCATCGGCGGCGGCTACTCGGGCACGTGCTGCGCGCTGGCTGCGGCGGAGGGCGGCGCCAAGGTGACGCTCGTGGAGAAGGACGCCATGCTCAACGGCCACGGCGTGGGAGGCACGGGCGCCATCGCCTCGCGCGAGCTGGACAAGCTGGGCATCAGCTTCGACAAGGCCGTGGAGATGGAGCGCTGGGTGTCCACGTGCGGCAACCGCTGCCGCGAGTCGCTCGTGGCCAAGTGGTTCCGCGAGTCCGAGCGCTGCATGAACTGGTTCCTCGACCTGGCCGAGAAGAACGGCGCGAAGTGCATGGTCACGGTGGGCTCGCGCTCTGCCGTGCACCCCGAGATCGACTGCTACCACATGATCTTCGGCGGCGAGATCTTCGAGCAGCACACCATGGCCGATTTCGTCGAGTACCTGTTCGAGAGCGAGGCCAAGCAGCACGGCGCCGAGTTCGTGTACGAGATGCCGGCCGTGCAGCTCGTGCAGGACGACGCCGGCAAGGTCACGGGTGCCATCTGCCAGAACAAGGACGGCGACTACGTGCAGTACAACGCGCCGAAGGGCGTGGTGCTGGCCACGGGCGACGTGAGCTACAACGACGAGTACCTCGACGAGTTCGCCCCCATCGCAAAGAAGGTCATGACCCGCCTGTGCTCCGACCAGGGCAACGTGGGCGACGGCCACAACATGGCCGCCTGGGCCGGCGGTGCGTTCCAGGACGGCCCGTGGCCCACGATGATGCACCCCCAGGCGGCCGCCACGTTCCACGGCCCCTTCATGTTCGTGAACCCGGCCGGCAAGCGCTTCATGAACGAGGCCACGTGGGTGCAGGGCAAGTGCGTGGGCGTCATGGTGAACGGCGGCTCGGACCACGCGTGGTCGGTGTTCGACGCGAACTGGCAGACGGACCTGCTGGACAGCCTGCAGTACGGCGGCGGCATGTTCTGGGACTCGTTCCGCGCCTACGGCACGGACTACCAGGTGGCGGTCAGCTCGCATGCGAAGACGGTCGAGGGCGGCCTGGAGAAGGTGCCCGACTACTACAAGCGCGCCGACACGCTGGAGGAGCTGGCGGAGATGCTCGACGTGGACAAGGACGAGTTCCTGAAGTCGGTCGAGCGCTACAACAAGATGTGCGAGCAGGGCGAGGATACCGACTTCTACAAGGAGGGCCACTTCCTCTATCCCGTCAAGGAAGGCCCTTTCACGGCCTGCATGGTGGCGCCGGGCCTGTTGGGCGTGTGCGGCGGCATCCACATCTCGGACAACTTCGAGGTGCTGGACGCCGAGGACCAGCCGGTCGAGGGCCTGTACGCCATCGGCAACTGCGCGGGCGACATTTACGCC is from Gordonibacter urolithinfaciens and encodes:
- the ruvB gene encoding Holliday junction branch migration DNA helicase RuvB, translating into MAHDDIEIEGLGYVADGADAASVPPRAVTAELTEDDLVLDRSLRPKRLGDYLGQTKVKESLAILIEAARARGDVVDHILFSGPPGLGKTTLATVVANELGASIRTTSGPAIERTGDLAAILTNLEEGDVLFIDEIHRLNRMVEEVLYPALEDFALDIVVGKGPAARSIRLDLPHFTLIGATTRTGLLTGPLRDRFGMVFRLAYYTPEELGSIVCRSAAILGVDIAEDGALEIARRSRGTPRLANRLLKRVRDWAQVRGDGTIDEDVAAQALSFFEVDALGLDAVDNRILELLAVQFGGRPVGLSTLASALSEDQDSLEDVYEPFLMQQGLMVRTPKGRQATPRAYEHLGIALPPA
- a CDS encoding Bcr/CflA family efflux MFS transporter, translating into MKQKMQQWLVRPQGKLGPLGLVVLLVAASLVTPLSLDMYTPAVPHMTEAFGTTAGTVNLTLVGYFLFFAVGLLVFGPLSDRYGRRPVLLAGVVTYTSASGLCALALDIEMLIVFRVVQALGAGAVSAVATAVVKDAFKVEKREAILSIVQVMFVVGPVLSPVVGALILQVFDWRMTFCALGAVGLFCCALAVLFEETLPQEERYRGTVLGSIGQLGAVAKNKGFSSFLAIVGLYNLPFMAYIAVGSYVYISFFGLSELEYSVFFAVAALLTAAGPFIWLKASRYVSARRFTGILLVAAALSGVAMLLAGELSPVLFCLTFLVFALTEACIRPYSTNILLSQQEGDTGAASSLINFAHTAIGCVGMLLAVLPWSSYVQGIGVLIVASMAFAGIGWIALLKSRIPLAGIKGASPSGQAAPLARDGRPGQGAVDASSRAKGSAR
- a CDS encoding helix-turn-helix transcriptional regulator, with protein sequence MSVEKAKTLLRSLRWHHLGFAFVWAITFAGLSAPDGFAGQRLFSLSDQLCALAAVGAAVLYERRRMPFPPRSALMVGMLLAAGSAAYYLAANGIVPVLPGSLAAGVLVGLALGSSYVLWQQFFASEGASRTAVFIPLSALLSVVLSVLLALLPDAARALCSVAVLPVAAAVSLGRCLREIVPADPRPRMTGTAAAATVRMLWKPVFCTCAIGFVWKLVSHLFAVPGGIASPPVLAGMALAVAVVVLIELLSETGFAVLRVYQILFPLVTGAFLLPTLLGVQFAPFASGMLLFGFEIVNLLLIVTSAVYASERSLPSTQVYALCVGPTLAAMLAGDVVGTGLSPLAAYDFALAVNVLFVCVYALSLVLFCVAFTRKGHRGRVAAEAEHDMAVVGAAAFLSPGVLPAGAAGRSSARGSDAVAGSAAGAIGAPVPAAAGEPGPRAGSAGAPSGPGAETCPERLPGEGAATAPGADGIATLIERRMDALDLAEPFSPREREVVALVLRGNNVPAIARKLYISENTTRDHMKSIYRKADVHSRQELIDLFD
- a CDS encoding FAD-dependent oxidoreductase; the encoded protein is MSEENKGISRRSLLKGAALSAASVAALGMIGCAPKEAGSADDAKAGAAGGADGKHTWEVKPEPIPADKVKETVDTEVLVIGGGYSGTCCALAAAEGGAKVTLVEKDAMLNGHGVGGTGAIASRELDKLGISFDKAVEMERWVSTCGNRCRESLVAKWFRESERCMNWFLDLAEKNGAKCMVTVGSRSAVHPEIDCYHMIFGGEIFEQHTMADFVEYLFESEAKQHGAEFVYEMPAVQLVQDDAGKVTGAICQNKDGDYVQYNAPKGVVLATGDVSYNDEYLDEFAPIAKKVMTRLCSDQGNVGDGHNMAAWAGGAFQDGPWPTMMHPQAAATFHGPFMFVNPAGKRFMNEATWVQGKCVGVMVNGGSDHAWSVFDANWQTDLLDSLQYGGGMFWDSFRAYGTDYQVAVSSHAKTVEGGLEKVPDYYKRADTLEELAEMLDVDKDEFLKSVERYNKMCEQGEDTDFYKEGHFLYPVKEGPFTACMVAPGLLGVCGGIHISDNFEVLDAEDQPVEGLYAIGNCAGDIYAYDYPINVQGNSHGRCLIEGKCLGEQLAGVYQEI
- the ruvA gene encoding Holliday junction branch migration protein RuvA, with the translated sequence MIAFLKGRLAGKTAAAAFIDVNGVGYAVGMSQASLSKLPEAGASVEVHTYLQVRDDAIALYGFMTVEEKALFERLIGVGGVGPKVALAALSVFTPQALVAAIAAQDVAAVSKIPGVGKKTASRIILELKGSLDQGLASLFDEGEVPAARAAEQLRGAHEALLSMGFTAAEADLALKGAPEGVSDSAVLQYALKRLGTER
- the ruvC gene encoding crossover junction endodeoxyribonuclease RuvC, yielding MARTERTILGIDPGLADTGWGVVAQSGPRLACVAYGCISTPAQAPLARRLGKIHEQMAAVIRRFAPTCVGIETVWFGANAQSAFATGQARGAALVACAEGDLPVGEFSPSQIKLAVVGAGSADKEQVQYMVRQLLALEAVPSPDHAADALAAAICYTTHEGFAAATAAAASGGGAR